A genomic region of Taeniopygia guttata chromosome 28, bTaeGut7.mat, whole genome shotgun sequence contains the following coding sequences:
- the FZR1 gene encoding fizzy-related protein homolog, whose amino-acid sequence MDQDYERRLLRQINIQNENTMPCVAEMRRTLTPSNSPMSSPSKHGDRFIPSRAGANWSINFHRINENEKSPSQNRKAKDATSDTGKDGLAYSALLKNELLGAGIEKVQDPQTEDRRLQPSTPEKKSLFTYSLSTKRSSPDDGNEVSPYSLSPVSNKSQKLLRSPRKPTRKISKIPFKVLDAPELQDDFYLNLVDWSSLNVLSVGLGTCVYLWSACTSQVTRLCDLSVEGDSVTSVGWSERGNLVAVGTHKGFVQIWDAAAGKKLSMLEGHTARVGALAWNADQLSSGSRDRMILQRDIRTPPLQSERRLQGHRQEVCGLKWSTDHQLLASGGNDNKLLVWNHSSLSPVQQYTEHLAAVKAIAWSPHQHGLLASGGGTADRCIRFWNTLTGQPLQCIDTGSQVCNLAWSKHANELVSTHGYSQNQILVWKYPSLTQVAKLTGHSYRVLYLAMSPDGEAIVTGAGDETLRFWNVFSKTRSTKESVSVLNLFTRIR is encoded by the exons ATGGATCAGGACTATGAGAGACGTCTCCTACGCCAAATCAACATACAGAATGAGAACACAATGCCTTGT gTAGCAGAGATGAGAAGAACCTTGACACCTTCCAATTCTCCAATGTCTTCTCCTAGTAAGCATGGTGACAGATTCATTCCCTCAAGAGCTGGGGCCAACTGGAGCATCAACTTCCACAGAATAAAT gaaaatgaaaaatcaccaagccaaaacagaaaagcaaaggatGCTACATCAGACACTGGCAAAG ATGGCCTTGCCTACTCTGCCTTGCTGAAGAATGAACTCTTGGGAGCAGGGATCGAGAAGGTGCAGGACCCCCAGACAGAGgacaggaggctgcagccatCCACCCCAGAGAAGAAATCTCTCTTCACT TATTCACTCAGCACAAAACGCTCCAGCCCGGATGATGGCAATGAAGTCTCACCCTATTCCCTGTCTCCTGTCAGCAACAAAAG TCAGAAGCTGCTAAGATCACCTCGAAAACCAACTCGAAAAATCTCCAAGATTCCTTTCAAAGTGCTGGatgccccagagctgcaggacgACTTCTACCTGAATCTGGTGGACTGGTCCTCTCTTAACGTCCTCAGTGTTGGCCTTGGGACTTGTGTTTACCTGTGGAGTGCTTGTACGAGTCAG GTAACGCGGCTGTGTGACCTCTCTGTGGAAGGTGATTCCGTGACATCCGTGGGCTGGTCAGAGCGG GGAAACTTGGTGGCTGTTGGCACTCACAAGGGCTTTGTACAGATCTGGGatgcagctgcaggaaagaagCTCTCCATGCTGGAGGGACACACAGCCAGAGTCG GTGCCTTGGCATGGAACGCAGACCAGCTGTCATCCGGGAGCCGGGACAGGATGATCCTGCAGCGGGACATCCGCACCCCACCCCTGCAGTCCGAGCGGCGGCTCCAGGGACACCGGCAGGAGGTCTGTGGGCTCAAGTGGTCCACGGACCACCAGCTCCTGGCCTCTGGAGGGAACGATAATAAG ctcctTGTCTGGaatcactccagcctgagtcCCGTCCAGCAGTACACAGAGCACCTGGCAGCAGTCAAAGCCATCGCCTGGTCCCCGCACCAGCACGGGCTGCTGGCCTCGGGTGGGGGCACAGCCGACCGCTGCATCCGCTTCTGGAACACGCTCacggggcagcccctgcagtgcATCGACACCGGCTCCCAGGTGTGCAACCTGGCCTGGTCCAAACACGCCAACGAGCTG GTGAGCACCCACGGATACTCCCAGAACCAGATCCTTGTCTGGAAATATCCCTCGCTAACTCAAGTAGCGAAGCTCACGGGGCACTCTTACCGAGTCCTGTATCTG GCAATGTCCCCTGATGGGGAGGCCATTGTCACAGGAGCTGGAGACGAAACCTTACGCTTCTGGAACGTCTTCAGTAAAACTCGCTCGACAAAG GAGTCTGTATCTGTGCTCAACCTCTTCACCAGGATACGATAA
- the LOC115490792 gene encoding GRAM domain-containing protein 2B, with translation MAAPPSVDMAAPPSVAERSAGSAADTRLVSVRHRPPPDSQWERPARGGGGDCEGRERVRKEPGWGSPRTCRGRPAPPAALPREEEEEEEEEEEEVAAEQERLWKQRQRDSSDGTGAPLCPPAGTDRSHKLPHLSRLSEPSLMPGRLRRSRREVLGEKQWRSLEERGSAQLEQPKLTRSRTYESSCKETEQAATGRQGPPSPSGARSARGCPDHQPPDLPQLSKQDSSYRRVFGGLAEQDALLGCFSCAWQREMPYHGRLYVSSRHICFHSSLLLKDIKAVVPVASISALKKTNTALLVPNAISIRTAKGEKFLFVALRQREATYQLLRSVCKHLQDSGQSPRDSASWEETLGKSQMSSQSAPEQSTPEPNSLQEALGHLDRSLGHSSSVSRSPADEPNLRSRQAEDEDGEVALLVPRSSEWVPSAKTHGLWGRPHAVLCAWATALWSRINPQLSSLNIIIIIYLLLMVALLLSSGYIGLRIAELEQQLSFAGAGPDLNLSQQYKTT, from the exons ATGGCGGCCCCGCCCTCAGTGGACATGGCGGCTCCGCCCTCCGTGGCGGAGCGGAGCGCGGGCAGCGCTGCGGATACGCGATTGGTCAGTGTGCGGCACCGCCCCCCGCCGGACAGCCAATGGGAGCGGCCCgcgcgcggcgggggcggggactgcgaggggagagagagagtgaGAAA ggagccgggctggggctccccacgAACCTGCCGcggccgcccggccccgcccgctgCCCTTCctcgggaggaggaggaggaggaagaggaggaggaggaggaggtggcagcGGAGCAGGAACGGCTCTGGAAGCAGCGGCAGCGGGACAGCTCCGACGGGACGGGGGCCCCGCTGTGCCCCCCGGCAG gaacagACCGTTCCCACAAGCTGCCCCATCTCTCCCGGCTCTCGGAGCCATCCCTCATGCCGGGGAGGCTGAGGCGCAGCAGGCGGGAGGTGCTGGGGGAGAAGCAGTGGCGGAGcctggaggagaggggaagtgcccagctggagcagcccaagctCACCAG ATCCAGAACCTATGAGTCCTCCTGCAAGGAGACAGAGCAGGCGGCCACGGGCAGGCAGGGACCCCCATCCCCCTCG ggtgcccgcagtgccaggggctgccctgATCACCAACCCCCCGACCTCCCGCAGCTGAGCAAGCAGGACAGCAGCTACCGCCGGGTTTTCGGGGGGCTGGCCGAGCAGGACGCGCTGCTGGGCTGCTTCTCGTGCGCCTGGCAGAGAGAAATGCCCTACCACGGACGCCTCTACGTGTCCTCCCGCCACATCTGCTTCCactccagcctcctgctcaaGGACAtcaag gccgTGGTCCCTGTCGCCTCCATCTCAGCCCTCAAGAAGACCAACACGGCGCTGCTGGTGCCCAACGCAATCAGCATCCGCACGGCCAAGGGGGAAAAG TTCCTCTTTGTGGCGCTGCGCCAGCGAGAGGCCACGTACCAACTCCTGAGGTCGGTGTGCAAACACCTGCAG GACAGCGGCCAGAGCCCTCGAGACTCAGCGAGCTGGGAGGAAACCCTTGGGAAATCTCAG ATGTCGAGCCAGTCAGCCCCGGAGCAGAGCACCCCGGAGCCCAACAGCCTCCAGGAAGCCCTGG GACACCTAGACCGCTCCCTGGGGCATTCATCGAGTGTCTCCCGGTCACCTGCAGATGAGCCGAACCTGAGATCAAGGCAAGCGGAGGATGAGGATGGCGAGGTGGCCCTGCTGGTTCCCCGCAGCAGCGAATGGGTGCCCTCAGCAAAGACACATGGCCTCTGGG GGCGACCCCACGccgtgctctgtgcctgggccACTGCACTTTGGTCCCGGATAAACCCCCAGCTGAGCTCTCtcaacatcatcatcatcatctacCTGCTGCT CATGGTGGCCTTGCTGCTGTCCTCGGGGTACATCGGCCTGCGCATCgcggagctggagcagcagttGTCCTTCGCAGGGGCTGGGCCAGACCTCAACCTGTCACAGCA GTACAAGACAACGTGA
- the MFSD12 gene encoding major facilitator superfamily domain-containing protein 12, protein MADPPRSPPVPGPALPLRARLSFACGHFLNDACSALWFTYLLPFLHAVLGYGHGAAGGLLLAGQAADGLCTPLLGFEADRAHGCGRCGRRKGWHLAGTTCVLVSFPFVFSPCLACRDSTPQWAAFIYYLPFIIIFQFGWAATQVSHLALIPELVSSDHGKVELTAFRYAFTVMANITVYGLTWLLLNFQTDQPDHMEHLGPQDIPVFRNLALIVVGLGAVFSLIFHLGTKEKPYPPGGLPESAESTPLLHKEPSGPPRPLLLWKDWLLEPSFYQVAVLYMATRLIVNLSQTYIAMYLTNSLLLSKKYIATIPLVMYVSGFLSSFLMKPVNKWIGRNLTYFVGILMVLAFASWVALVRPIGDEIYGLAVLLGAGSATILVTSLSMTADLIGTNTHSSAFVYGAMSFTDKMANGLAVMLIQNLHPCPTELCCPACVDFYRWVMVLVTGGIAVTAVTTLCSIMVWPIRIHYRAVSLQGLSSTRTPESSSTEGESQSGAFNVN, encoded by the exons ATGGCCGATCCGCCGCGGTCTCCGCCGGTcccgggcccggcgctgccgctgcGGGCGCGGCTGAGCTTCGCGTGCGGGCACTTCCTGAACGACGCGTGCTCGGCGCTGTGGTTCACCTACCTGCTGCCCTTCCTGCACGCCGTGCTGGGCTACGGGCACGGCGCGGCCGGCGGGCTGCTCCTGGCCGGCCAGGCGGCCGACGGGCTCTGCACGCCGCTGCTCGGCTTCGAGGCCGACCGGGCCCACGGCTGCGGCCGCTGCGGGCGCAGGAAGGGCTGGCACCTGGCCG GCACCACCTGTGTCCTCGTGTCCTTTCCCTTTGTCTTCAGCCCCTGCCTGGCCTGCAGAGACAGCACTCCACAATGGGCAGCCTTCATCTACTACCTCCCCTTCATCATCATCTTCCAGTTTGGGTGGGCAGCCACACAGGTGTCCCACCTGGCTCTCATCCCTGAGCTGGTGAGCAGTGACCATGGGAAGGTGGAGCTCACGGCTTTCAG GTATGCCTTCACTGTCATGGCCAACATCACTGTGTACGGCCTGACCTGGCTCCTGCTGAACTTCCAGACGGACCAGCCCGACCACATGGAGCACCTGGGCCCACAGGACATACCTGTGTTTCGG AACTTGGCCCTCAttgtggtggggctgggggccgTGTTCTCCCTCATCTTCCACCTGGGCACCAAGGAGAAGCCGTACCCACCAGGGGGGCTACCCGAGTCAGCGGAGAGCACCCCGCTGCTGCACAAGGAGCCCTCGGGCCCCCCACGCCCACTGCTGCTCTGGAAGGACTGGCTGCTGGAGCCCTCCTTCTACCAG gtcGCAGTGCTCTACATGGCTACCCGCCTCATCGTCAACCTGTCCCAGACCTACATCGCCATGTACCTGACCAActcactgctgctctccaag AAGTACATTGCCACCATTCCCCTAGTGATGTACGTCAGTGGGTTCCTCTCCTCGTTCCTCATGAAACCTGTGAACAAATGGATTGGTCGGAAT CTGACTTACTTTGTGGGCATCCTGATGGTCCTGGCCTTTGCCTCCTGGGTAGCCCTGGTCAGGCCAATAGGAGATGAGATCTACGGGCTGGCGGTGCTGCTCGGGGCCGGCTCAGCCACCATCCTGGTCACTTCCCTGTCTATGACTGCAGATCTCATCGGCACCAACACG cacagcagcgcGTTTGTGTACGGTGCCATGAGCTTCACGGACAAGATGGCCAATGGCCTGGCTGTGATGCTGATTCAGAACCTGCACCCCTGCCC GACTGAGCTGTGCTGCCCCGCCTGTGTCGACTTCTACCGCTGGGTCATGGTGCTGGTCACTGGTGGCATCGCTGTCACCGCTGTCACCACACTCTGCTCCATCATGGTGTGGCCCATCCGGATCCACTACC gtGCTGTCAGCCTGCAGGGGCTGAGCAGCACAAGGACtcctgaaagcagcagcactgagggagAGAGCCAGAGCGGCGCCTTCAACGTCAACTGA